A region of Vigna radiata var. radiata cultivar VC1973A chromosome 10, Vradiata_ver6, whole genome shotgun sequence DNA encodes the following proteins:
- the LOC106774846 gene encoding homeobox-leucine zipper protein HDG11-like, translated as MDFAMGAAGGSGDDDKHKHSHNKSSNKGKKAYHGHNSDRTSKLEEMFRKCPHPTKSIRLQMAEELGLEPKQVKFWFQNKRTQIKTQTERINNNIFRIENERIRKDNLLLREAFKNITCATCGGPSNDENRKHSLEQLRLENARLREELERLPNALAKYMDKSVLDLNMMNYTLMRGSSSRAPLIPGSYLRLNGSCEDTMLNRGRRITQMEKTMMSQIAVTAKEELIKLLCTNEPIWVKSSDHQRFVLHLESYQTFFPRINHFKNSQARVESSKDSLVVRIQAMKLVDMFLNSEHWTDLFSTIVTKARTIKVIENGSNRSGVLLLMSEEMHVLSPLVPSRELFFLRYCEQIEAHSWVIVDVSVDCTTGNNNPTYWKFPSGCIIHEISNELCWISWVEHVEVDEKIETHQLYKDIVNNSIAYGAERWLLELQRMCARFTSFGDEIPDYDINGVITAMGGRKNMIKFSHGMLKNFYGILNISSKTECLEHLAEENTDIMVLAGKYTNPSQSNAMIIFIATASFRLPLPSEYVFDFFRDPTKRAKWDVMCCESPVHEVARVSVGTNPSNCISIIQPLHRTANNTAIIQESYIDALGSYVVYSPVNISDVKMAVNGEDPARMSIFPSGIVISKDVQSITHASAWSSGSGDKRTHGTLMTMAFQILMNGPTTMVAESKTVIKSLMTSTIQNINHALINGSNLEF; from the exons atggattttgcCATGGGAGCTGCAGGTGGATCTGGAGATGATGATAAACACAAGCACAGTCACAATAAGAGCTCAAACAAAGGGAAAAAGGCCTACCATGGTCACAACTCTGATAGAACATCTAAGCTTGAAGA AATGTTCCGGAAGTGTCCACATCCGACAAAAAGCATAAGATTGCAAATGGCAGAAGAACTGGGACTTGAGCCAAAACAAGTAAAATTTTGGTTTCAGAATAAGAGAACTCAAATAAag ACTCAAACTGAGCGAATAAATAACAATATCTTCCGTATTGAGAATGAAAGGATACGTAAAGATAACCTCTTGTTGAGAGAGGCATTCAAAAATATAACTTGTGCAACTTGTGGAGGTCCATCAAACGATGAAAATCGTAAACATTCTCTAGAACAACTTCGTCTTGAAAATGCACGTCTTAGAGAAGAG cttgAGAGGCTGCCTAATGCTCTTGCAAAGTACATGGATAAATCAGTATTAGACCTAAACATGATGAACTACACTCTTATGAGGGGATCTTCATCGCGTGCTCCGTTAATACCTGGAAGTTATCTGAGACTAAATGGTTCATGTGAAGATACCATGCTCAATCGTGGGAGAAGAATAACACAAATGGAGAAAACAATGATGTCACAAATTGCAGTGACTGCTAAGGAAGAATTAATCAAGCTTCTGTGTACCAATGAACCCATATGGGTCAAATCTTCAGATCATCAAAGATTTGTTCTTCATCTAGAAAGCTACCAAACATTCTTTCCAAGGATTAATCACTTCAAGAATTCCCAAGCTCGTGTAGAATCATCAAAAGATTCACTGGTTGTGAGAATTCAGGCAATGAAATTAGTTGACATGTTTCTGAATTCG GAACACTGGACAGATCTTTTCTCAACAATTGTTACAAAAGCTCGCACAATCAAAGTAATTGAAAATGGTTCAAACAGAAGTGGAGTTTTGTTGTTG ATGAGTGAAGAGATGCATGTTCTTTCACCTTTAGTTCCATCTCGGGAATTGTTCTTCCTTCGTTATTGTGAACAAATTGAAGCACATTCATGGGTGATAGTAGATGTTTCTGTTGACTGCACCACCGGGAACAACAATCCTACATATTGGAAGTTTCCCTCTGGATGCATAATTCATGAAATTTCAAATGAGTTGTGCTGG ATTTCTTGGGTTGAACATGTGGAAGTGGATGAGAAGATTGAAACGCATCAACTATACAAAGATATAGTCAATAACAGCATTGCATATGGAGCAGAAAGATGGCTTTTGGAACTTCAAAGAATGTGTGCAAGATTTACAAGTTTTGGAGATGAAATACCTGATTATGACATCAATGGAG TGATAACTGCTATGGGAGGAAGGAAAAATATGATAAAGTTTTCTCATGGAATGCTGAAAAACTTCTAtggaattttaaatatttcaagtaAGACAGAGTGCCTTGAACATTTAGCTGAGGAGAATACTGATATTATGGTTCTTGCTGGGAAATACACAAATCCAAGCCAATCAAATGCCATGATTATATTCATTGCTACTGCTTCTTTTCGGCTACCTCTCCCCTCGGAATATGTTTTTGACTTCTTTAGAGATCCAACAAAACGTGCTAAG tgGGATGTTATGTGTTGTGAGAGTCCAGTGCACGAAGTTGCACGAGTCTCTGTTGGAACTAACCCTAGCAACTGCATATCGATTATACAG CCTCTTCACCGAACTGCTAATAACACGGCCATTATTCAGGAAAGTTATATTGATGCTTTGGGATCATATGTTGTGTATTCTCCTGTGAATATATCTGACGTAAAGATGGCTGTAAATGGTGAAGATCCAGCAAGAATGTCAATCTTTCCATCAGGCATTGTCATATCAAAAGATGTTCAATCTATCACACATGCTTCTGCATGGAGTAGTGGAAGTGGTGATAAGAGAACACACGGTACTCTAATGACTATGGCTTTTCAAATACTGATGAATGGTCCAACAACTATGGTAGCAGAATCCAAGACTGTTATTAAGTCTCTCATGACCTcaacaatacaaaatataaaccaTGCTTTGATAAATGGTTCTAATCTAgagttttag